A region of Sphingomonas sp. DNA encodes the following proteins:
- a CDS encoding FAD-binding oxidoreductase produces the protein MNGSDFLIVGGGVAGLSMGAALAGRWRVTVLEAEDALGYHSSGRSVSFSHYGIGDATVRGLTLASRPFYETPPEGFATAPLAARATALYFAHAGDVARLDALGAGMARFTDAIRAVDPVEIARLCPIVRTGEGGAVAALFDPTGLKLDADALLQSCVRALRGAGGAVLTEQRVVAIERRGELWAAHTEAGETFAAPILVNAAGAWADRIAALAGVAPLGLTPKRRTVIVVAPPADADIARWPFVHSAASDFYMLPEAGRLLVSPADEVDDEPCDAGPDDYDIALAADRLEHYTTLSVRRIAHRWAGLRTFTVDRVPTAGFAPDAPGFFWLAGQGGYGLQTAPAMAGAAAALATGGDWPETLAEVGVAPADIRPERLFGA, from the coding sequence ATGAATGGTTCGGATTTCCTCATCGTCGGCGGCGGCGTCGCCGGTCTGTCGATGGGAGCGGCGCTGGCCGGGCGCTGGCGCGTGACCGTGCTCGAAGCCGAGGACGCGCTCGGCTATCATTCGTCCGGCCGCAGCGTCTCGTTCAGCCATTACGGCATCGGCGATGCGACAGTGCGCGGCCTTACCCTCGCCAGCCGCCCGTTCTATGAAACGCCGCCCGAGGGTTTCGCCACGGCCCCACTCGCCGCCCGCGCCACCGCGCTCTATTTCGCCCATGCCGGCGACGTGGCCCGGCTCGATGCGCTCGGCGCCGGCATGGCGCGCTTCACCGACGCGATCCGCGCGGTCGATCCGGTGGAGATCGCCCGGCTCTGCCCGATCGTGCGAACCGGCGAAGGCGGCGCCGTCGCCGCTTTGTTCGATCCCACCGGCCTCAAGCTCGACGCCGACGCGTTGCTCCAATCCTGTGTCCGCGCCCTGCGCGGCGCCGGCGGCGCGGTGCTGACCGAGCAGCGGGTCGTCGCGATCGAGCGGCGGGGCGAGCTTTGGGCGGCGCACACAGAAGCGGGCGAGACGTTCGCTGCGCCAATCCTGGTCAACGCTGCTGGCGCCTGGGCCGACCGGATCGCCGCGCTGGCCGGCGTCGCGCCGCTCGGCCTGACACCAAAGCGCCGCACCGTGATCGTCGTCGCGCCGCCCGCCGACGCCGACATCGCCCGCTGGCCGTTCGTCCACAGCGCGGCCAGCGATTTCTATATGCTGCCGGAGGCAGGCCGACTGCTCGTCTCACCGGCCGACGAGGTGGACGACGAACCCTGCGATGCCGGGCCGGACGATTACGATATCGCGCTCGCCGCCGACCGGCTCGAACATTACACGACCCTGTCGGTGCGGCGGATCGCGCATCGCTGGGCGGGTTTGCGCACCTTCACCGTCGATCGCGTGCCCACCGCCGGTTTCGCGCCCGACGCGCCGGGCTTTTTCTGGCTCGCCGGCCAGGGCGGCTACGGTCTGCAGACGGCCCCGGCAATGGCCGGCGCGGCGGCGGCTCTGGCCACCGGCGGAGACTGGCCCGAAACGCTCGCTGAAGTCGGCGTCGCGCCGGCCGACATCAGGCCCGAACGACTGTTCGGCGCTTGA
- the wecB gene encoding UDP-N-acetylglucosamine 2-epimerase (non-hydrolyzing) — translation MRLLSVIGTRPEAVKMAPVLLALAAEPGVDSRLCVTGQHRELLDDVLRFFDLAPDVDLDLMTPGQELNALISTALHRLDAVLAEIAPDRVIVQGDTSTAYAAALAAHHRGIPVAHVEAGLRTYAANPWPEEANRRAITLLADLHLAPTPVAAANLAAERVRGRIVVTGNSGIDALHMVLARCDAARDTMPDLPADRRLILFTGHRREHFGTPFDGIWSALREIAKRPDVAILCSVHPNPRIRDPITVALGDAANIRLVPPLSLAAFARTLRRADLVLTDSGGVQEEAAALGRPTLVLRDATERNEGIAAGLAVLVGSDPARIVSATMQWLDRPPFLAPSDVYGDGRAAGRIVDALLGHAIDEFAPEARDRPTWIG, via the coding sequence ATGCGGCTGCTGTCGGTGATCGGGACGAGGCCCGAGGCGGTGAAGATGGCGCCCGTGCTGCTTGCGCTCGCCGCCGAACCGGGTGTCGATTCACGGCTATGCGTGACCGGCCAGCATCGCGAATTGCTCGACGACGTGCTGCGTTTCTTCGATCTCGCACCCGACGTGGATCTCGATCTGATGACCCCGGGGCAGGAGCTCAACGCGCTTATCTCGACGGCCTTGCACCGGCTCGACGCTGTGCTCGCCGAAATCGCGCCCGACCGCGTCATCGTGCAGGGCGACACCAGCACCGCTTATGCTGCGGCGCTGGCCGCGCATCATCGCGGCATCCCGGTCGCCCATGTCGAGGCGGGGCTGCGCACCTATGCCGCAAATCCCTGGCCGGAGGAGGCGAACCGCCGGGCGATCACGCTCCTCGCCGATCTTCACCTCGCGCCCACGCCGGTGGCGGCGGCCAATCTCGCCGCCGAACGCGTGCGTGGGCGCATTGTCGTCACCGGCAATAGCGGCATCGACGCGCTCCACATGGTCCTGGCCCGGTGCGATGCAGCGCGGGATACGATGCCCGACCTGCCCGCCGATCGCCGGTTGATCCTGTTCACCGGCCATCGCCGCGAGCATTTCGGCACGCCGTTCGATGGCATCTGGTCCGCACTCCGCGAGATCGCCAAGCGACCGGACGTCGCGATCCTTTGCTCCGTCCATCCCAACCCCCGGATCAGAGACCCGATCACGGTAGCACTCGGGGATGCGGCCAATATCCGCCTGGTGCCACCGCTCAGCCTCGCCGCTTTCGCGCGGACACTGCGGCGCGCCGATCTGGTGCTTACCGATTCGGGCGGAGTTCAGGAGGAGGCGGCGGCGCTGGGCAGACCGACGCTGGTGCTGCGCGACGCCACCGAAAGGAATGAAGGCATCGCCGCCGGGCTGGCGGTGCTGGTGGGCAGCGATCCGGCGCGGATTGTAAGCGCGACGATGCAATGGCTCGATCGCCCACCCTTCCTTGCCCCTTCGGACGTTTATGGGGACGGCCGGGCGGCCGGCCGGATCGTCGATGCGCTGCTCGGCCACGCCATCGACGAATTCGCTCCCGAAGCGCGTGACCGGCCGACCTGGATCGGCTAG
- a CDS encoding 3'(2'),5'-bisphosphate nucleotidase CysQ, giving the protein MLMLMRAGSCADPQGLGHAADKAANAFLIEALRRHRPEDAILSEESPDDPVRLERARVWIIDPLDGTREYCEGRDDWAVHVGLAVDGRPAAGVVAVPALERIFRSDRPAAPAAPRLRPLLLVSRSRPPEQAAALAAHLGADVREMGSAGAKAMAVVAGEADLYIHAGGQREWDNCAPAAVALGAGLHASRLDGGPLLYNRADTCVPDLVIGRRELAERLVAFVRAGQG; this is encoded by the coding sequence ATGCTGATGCTGATGCGCGCGGGAAGCTGCGCGGACCCGCAGGGCCTGGGCCATGCCGCGGACAAGGCGGCCAATGCCTTCCTGATCGAGGCGTTGCGCCGACACCGGCCTGAAGATGCGATCCTGTCGGAAGAAAGCCCCGACGACCCGGTGCGGCTGGAGCGCGCGCGTGTGTGGATCATCGATCCGCTCGACGGCACCCGCGAATATTGCGAGGGACGCGACGATTGGGCGGTGCATGTCGGCCTCGCCGTGGACGGCCGGCCGGCGGCGGGTGTGGTGGCGGTGCCGGCGTTGGAACGGATCTTCCGCTCCGACCGGCCCGCCGCCCCGGCCGCGCCGCGTCTTCGCCCGCTGCTCCTTGTCAGTCGCAGCCGCCCGCCGGAGCAAGCGGCAGCGCTCGCGGCCCATCTGGGCGCTGACGTGCGGGAAATGGGGTCGGCCGGGGCCAAGGCGATGGCGGTAGTGGCGGGCGAGGCCGATCTCTACATCCATGCCGGCGGCCAGCGCGAATGGGACAATTGCGCGCCGGCCGCCGTAGCGCTGGGCGCCGGGCTGCATGCGAGCCGCCTCGACGGTGGGCCTCTCCTCTACAACCGCGCCGACACATGCGTGCCCGATCTCGTGATCGGCCGACGGGAACTGGCGGAACGGCTGGTCGCGTTCGTGCGCGCCGGGCAGGGCTAG
- a CDS encoding DNA-deoxyinosine glycosylase codes for MHHCFPPVTRADTRLLVLGSLPGMASLAAGRYYAHPRNQFWRLIGDAIGSDLVALDYEERLAALLDAGVGLWDSVAAATRKGSLDADIRLLAASDLAALAATLPSLKAVAFNGGTSARIGRRQLGEINNVALIDLPSSSPAYTLAYERKRAQWRKLAAFL; via the coding sequence ATGCACCATTGCTTCCCGCCCGTCACCCGCGCCGACACGCGCCTCCTCGTCCTCGGCAGCCTGCCCGGCATGGCCTCGCTGGCGGCCGGCCGATATTACGCCCATCCGCGCAACCAGTTCTGGCGGCTGATCGGCGATGCGATCGGGAGCGACCTCGTTGCCCTCGATTACGAAGAGCGTCTCGCGGCCCTGCTCGATGCCGGTGTCGGCCTGTGGGATAGCGTCGCTGCGGCGACCCGCAAGGGCAGCCTCGATGCCGATATCCGCCTCCTCGCCGCCAGCGATCTCGCCGCCTTGGCCGCGACATTGCCTTCGCTCAAGGCCGTCGCATTCAACGGCGGCACATCGGCAAGAATCGGCCGCCGTCAGCTCGGCGAGATCAACAATGTCGCGTTGATCGATCTGCCGTCGAGCAGCCCCGCTTATACGCTCGCTTATGAGCGCAAGCGGGCGCAATGGCGCAAGCTCGCCGCCTTTCTCTAG
- a CDS encoding GFA family protein, producing the protein MKVQGGCHCKTVRFEAEVAEAVEILDCNCSICAMTGFRHLIVPHEAFRLLSGADRLTSYRFGTGAADHLFCAVCGVKSFYQPRSHPEAWSVNLNALDDVGALEVSARAFDGRNWEQAVAWLGQAASPKA; encoded by the coding sequence ATGAAAGTTCAGGGCGGATGTCATTGCAAGACCGTGCGGTTCGAGGCGGAGGTGGCGGAGGCAGTCGAGATCCTCGACTGCAATTGCTCGATCTGCGCGATGACCGGTTTCCGGCACCTGATCGTGCCGCATGAGGCGTTCCGGCTACTGTCCGGTGCGGACCGTCTCACCAGCTACCGGTTCGGGACCGGCGCGGCGGACCATCTGTTCTGCGCGGTCTGTGGGGTGAAGAGCTTCTACCAGCCGCGCTCGCATCCCGAGGCGTGGAGCGTGAACCTCAATGCGCTCGACGATGTGGGGGCGCTTGAGGTGAGCGCGCGCGCCTTCGACGGGCGCAACTGGGAACAGGCCGTTGCCTGGCTCGGTCAGGCGGCCTCGCCGAAGGCATAG
- a CDS encoding dioxygenase, with translation MTQPSLFVSHGAPDLLLSDTPARHFLAELGQKLARPDAIVIASAHHEAEGVAVRAPERFRTWHDFGNFDSRLFELCYEPPGDAALADEVMRLLDAAGLEPRRDESDLIDHGAWAPLSLLFSDADIPVVMVSIDPKRDSRWHERIGRALAPLRARNVLLIGSGSISHNLRAVFAPGSGDDIAWVEAFTSWLEDTIRRGDGDTLLDAMREAPDAARNHPTDEHLLPLFFAYGAGGGAAGRRLHHSYTWNVLAMDAYAFGEAA, from the coding sequence ATGACCCAACCGAGCCTCTTTGTCTCCCACGGCGCGCCGGACCTGCTGCTGAGCGACACTCCTGCCCGCCATTTTCTCGCGGAGCTGGGACAGAAGCTGGCCCGGCCCGACGCGATCGTCATCGCCTCCGCCCATCACGAGGCCGAGGGTGTCGCGGTGCGCGCGCCGGAGCGCTTCCGCACCTGGCACGATTTCGGCAATTTCGATTCTCGGCTGTTCGAGCTGTGTTACGAGCCGCCGGGCGATGCGGCGCTGGCCGATGAGGTCATGCGTCTGCTCGACGCGGCGGGCCTCGAACCACGCCGCGACGAGAGCGACCTGATCGATCACGGCGCCTGGGCGCCGCTCTCGCTCCTCTTCTCCGATGCAGACATCCCCGTCGTGATGGTCTCGATCGACCCGAAACGTGATTCGCGCTGGCACGAGCGAATCGGCCGCGCGCTGGCGCCGCTGCGCGCGCGCAATGTGCTGCTGATCGGATCGGGGAGCATCTCGCACAATCTGCGCGCGGTCTTCGCGCCGGGCTCGGGCGATGACATCGCCTGGGTCGAAGCCTTCACCTCATGGCTCGAAGACACGATCCGGCGCGGCGATGGTGACACGCTGCTCGACGCCATGCGGGAAGCACCCGACGCCGCGCGCAATCATCCGACGGACGAGCATCTGCTCCCGCTCTTCTTCGCTTATGGCGCGGGCGGCGGCGCGGCCGGCCGGCGTCTGCATCACAGTTACACCTGGAACGTGCTGGCGATGGACGCCTATGCCTTCGGCGAGGCCGCCTGA
- a CDS encoding MFS transporter, with amino-acid sequence MTDVVADGQAVAGDDYVVDPKRDRKVIIASSLGTVFEWYDFFIYGTLAAIIGRAFFPAGNETMQFLLALAGFAVGFGFRPLGAVLFGYLGDRLGRKYTFLVTITLMGVATAAIGFLPGYATLGIAAPLILILLRILQGLALGGEYGGAAIYVAEHAPANKRGFYTGFIQASVAAGFILSLVVVLGTKLFLTDAQWFEWGWRLPFIFSILLLAISLWMRLKLSESPVFQAMKAKGALARNPLKESFSTWRNVKLILVAMLGIAAGLTVIWYTAMFQVLYFLQNGLKVQETTAQLLVGAGAVVGLFWFVFFGRLSDRIGRKKPIVVGYVLTLLLLFPIFHVIANAANPGLAEAGRRAPIVVAGPDCAYNPFATRGQATDCGRLLDHFSRLGLHYQKADAQVAVVTIGGRPIADTSPESLNAALAEAGYSLDKVTPTGSRIAIILLAIIALSALSGMTYGPVAALLTELFPSRIRYSSMSIPYHIGTGYFGGFLPFISQYIVARSGDPFAGLWYTMAVVAMALIVTAIWLPETAGKRLD; translated from the coding sequence ATGACGGACGTGGTCGCGGACGGGCAGGCGGTGGCGGGCGACGATTATGTCGTCGATCCGAAACGCGACCGGAAGGTCATCATCGCCTCGTCGCTCGGCACGGTCTTCGAATGGTATGATTTCTTCATCTACGGCACGCTCGCCGCGATCATCGGCCGCGCCTTCTTCCCCGCCGGCAACGAGACGATGCAGTTCCTGCTCGCGCTCGCCGGCTTCGCGGTCGGCTTCGGCTTCCGGCCGCTGGGCGCGGTGCTGTTCGGCTATCTGGGCGACCGGCTGGGGCGCAAATACACCTTCCTCGTCACGATCACCCTGATGGGCGTCGCCACCGCGGCGATCGGCTTCCTGCCGGGCTATGCGACACTGGGCATCGCCGCGCCGCTGATCCTGATCCTGCTGCGCATCCTGCAGGGCCTCGCGCTGGGCGGCGAATATGGCGGCGCGGCGATCTACGTCGCCGAACATGCGCCGGCGAACAAGCGCGGCTTCTATACCGGCTTCATCCAGGCGAGCGTGGCGGCGGGATTCATCCTGAGCCTCGTCGTCGTGCTCGGCACCAAGCTTTTCCTGACCGACGCGCAATGGTTCGAATGGGGCTGGCGGCTTCCCTTCATCTTCTCGATCCTGCTGCTCGCCATCTCGCTGTGGATGCGGCTCAAGCTCAGCGAGAGCCCGGTCTTCCAGGCGATGAAGGCCAAGGGCGCGCTGGCCCGCAATCCGCTGAAGGAGAGCTTTTCGACCTGGCGGAACGTGAAGCTGATCCTGGTCGCTATGCTCGGCATCGCGGCGGGGCTCACCGTGATCTGGTACACGGCGATGTTCCAGGTGCTCTATTTCCTGCAGAACGGCCTCAAGGTGCAGGAGACGACGGCGCAATTGCTGGTCGGCGCGGGCGCGGTGGTCGGGCTGTTCTGGTTCGTCTTCTTCGGCAGGCTCTCCGACCGGATCGGGCGCAAGAAGCCGATCGTGGTCGGCTATGTGCTGACCCTGCTGCTGCTCTTCCCGATCTTCCACGTCATCGCCAACGCGGCCAATCCGGGGCTGGCCGAGGCGGGGCGGCGCGCGCCGATCGTCGTCGCCGGGCCGGACTGCGCCTACAATCCGTTCGCGACGCGCGGCCAGGCGACGGACTGCGGCCGGCTGCTCGATCATTTCTCGCGGCTCGGCCTCCATTACCAGAAAGCCGACGCGCAGGTCGCGGTCGTGACCATCGGCGGCCGGCCGATCGCGGACACCAGCCCGGAATCGCTCAATGCGGCGCTGGCCGAGGCGGGTTATTCGCTCGACAAGGTCACGCCGACCGGGAGCCGCATCGCGATCATCCTGCTCGCGATCATCGCCCTCTCCGCGCTTTCGGGGATGACCTACGGACCCGTCGCGGCCCTGCTGACCGAGCTGTTCCCGAGCCGCATCCGCTACAGCTCGATGTCGATCCCCTATCATATCGGCACCGGCTATTTCGGCGGATTCCTGCCTTTCATCAGCCAGTATATCGTGGCGCGCAGCGGCGATCCCTTCGCGGGCCTGTGGTACACGATGGCGGTGGTGGCGATGGCGCTGATCGTCACCGCGATCTGGCTGCCCGAAACGGCCGGAAAGCGGTTGGACTAG
- the alr gene encoding alanine racemase produces MVHRPLRLILDGDALVANWRWLARQSGAAACGAAVKADGYGLGAREVAAGLAAAGCRDFFVSTWAEAEALGPLSEGVALSVLHGVGPDDMTAASASPARPVLNSPEQVVRWRGTGRPCDVMVDTGMNRLGLSVADAASGLLDGLAIETLMSHLACADEDSPANAAQCAAFVEVAAKTPAKRRSLANSAGICLGAEYAFDLTRPGLALYGGVPRPEAAGRIRQVVHVEAQVIQRRRIGPGERVGYGGTFAAARAHELAILNIGYADGYLRGFSNSGRARIGEVFAPVAGRVSMDLLAVAVDEAPRLEEGDWVELDYDLPDAAAQSGLSQYELLTTLGSRFERVWR; encoded by the coding sequence ATGGTGCACCGTCCGCTGCGGCTGATCCTCGATGGCGACGCGCTGGTCGCGAACTGGCGCTGGCTGGCGCGCCAGAGCGGCGCCGCGGCCTGCGGCGCGGCGGTGAAGGCGGATGGCTACGGACTCGGCGCGCGCGAGGTGGCGGCGGGGCTGGCGGCGGCGGGGTGCCGCGACTTCTTCGTATCGACCTGGGCGGAGGCAGAGGCGCTGGGGCCGCTGTCGGAGGGCGTGGCCTTGTCGGTGCTGCACGGCGTGGGGCCGGACGACATGACGGCGGCGTCGGCCTCGCCCGCCCGCCCGGTGCTGAACAGCCCCGAACAGGTGGTGCGCTGGCGCGGGACCGGTCGGCCCTGCGACGTGATGGTAGACACCGGCATGAACCGGCTGGGGCTTTCGGTCGCCGATGCCGCGTCGGGCCTGCTCGACGGCCTCGCGATCGAGACGCTGATGAGCCACCTCGCCTGCGCCGACGAGGACTCGCCCGCCAATGCCGCGCAGTGTGCGGCGTTCGTCGAGGTGGCGGCGAAGACGCCGGCGAAGCGCCGCAGCCTGGCGAACAGCGCCGGCATCTGCCTGGGGGCGGAATACGCCTTCGATCTCACCCGGCCCGGTCTCGCCCTCTACGGCGGCGTGCCGCGTCCGGAGGCGGCGGGGCGCATAAGGCAGGTCGTCCATGTCGAGGCGCAGGTGATCCAACGCCGCCGGATCGGCCCGGGCGAGCGGGTCGGCTATGGCGGCACCTTCGCCGCCGCGCGCGCGCACGAACTGGCGATCCTCAATATCGGCTATGCCGACGGCTATCTGCGCGGCTTCTCCAACAGCGGCCGGGCGCGGATCGGCGAGGTCTTCGCGCCGGTCGCAGGGCGCGTGTCGATGGACCTGCTGGCGGTCGCCGTGGACGAGGCGCCGAGGCTCGAGGAAGGCGATTGGGTGGAGTTGGACTACGACCTGCCCGATGCGGCGGCGCAGTCCGGCCTCAGCCAGTATGAGTTGCTGACGACGCTCGGCTCGCGCTTCGAGCGGGTCTGGCGCTAG
- a CDS encoding acetyl-CoA C-acetyltransferase, whose product MTDVVITAAKRTPVGSFLGSFAATPAHELGRVAIEAALAQAGVAPDEVSEVILGQVLTAAQGQNPARQASMAAGVPKEIPAWGLNQVCGSGLRAVALAAQAIQTGDSAIVVAGGQESMSLSAHAQHLRGGTKMGGLELIDTMIRDGLTDVFNGYHMGITAENLAEQYQITRDEQDAFATASQNKASAARAAGRFSDEIAAVTVKSRKGETVVDTDEYIRDGVEQAGLAGLRPAFKKDGTVTAANASGLNDGAAALVLMSREEAERRGAPILARVASWASAGVDPSIMGIGPVPATKRALEKAGWTIGDLDLIEANEAFAAQALAVGKELGWDADRVNVNGGAIAIGHPIGASGARVLTTLIYEMGKRDAKKGLATLCIGGGMGIALCVERD is encoded by the coding sequence ATGACAGACGTCGTCATCACCGCCGCCAAGCGCACCCCGGTTGGCTCGTTCCTCGGCAGCTTCGCCGCAACGCCCGCGCACGAGCTCGGCCGGGTCGCGATCGAAGCCGCGCTCGCGCAGGCCGGCGTCGCGCCGGACGAGGTCTCGGAGGTGATCCTGGGCCAGGTGCTGACCGCCGCGCAGGGCCAGAATCCCGCCCGCCAGGCGTCGATGGCGGCGGGCGTGCCGAAGGAGATACCGGCCTGGGGGCTTAACCAGGTCTGCGGCTCCGGCCTGCGCGCCGTCGCGCTCGCCGCCCAGGCGATCCAGACCGGCGATTCCGCGATCGTCGTCGCCGGCGGGCAGGAGAGCATGAGCCTCTCCGCCCACGCCCAGCATCTGCGCGGCGGCACCAAGATGGGCGGCCTCGAGCTGATCGACACGATGATCAGGGACGGCCTCACCGACGTCTTCAACGGCTATCACATGGGCATCACCGCCGAGAACCTCGCCGAGCAATATCAGATCACCCGCGACGAGCAGGACGCCTTCGCCACCGCATCCCAGAACAAGGCCTCCGCCGCCCGTGCCGCCGGCCGGTTCAGCGACGAAATCGCCGCCGTGACCGTGAAGAGCCGCAAGGGCGAAACCGTCGTCGACACCGACGAATATATCCGCGACGGCGTCGAGCAGGCTGGCCTTGCCGGCCTGCGCCCCGCCTTCAAGAAGGACGGCACCGTCACCGCCGCCAACGCCTCCGGCCTCAACGACGGCGCCGCCGCGCTCGTGCTGATGAGCCGCGAAGAGGCCGAGCGGCGCGGCGCCCCGATCCTCGCCCGCGTCGCCTCCTGGGCCAGCGCCGGTGTCGATCCCTCGATCATGGGCATCGGCCCCGTGCCCGCCACGAAGCGCGCGCTGGAAAAGGCCGGCTGGACCATCGGCGATCTCGATCTCATCGAAGCCAACGAGGCCTTCGCCGCCCAGGCGCTCGCCGTCGGCAAGGAGCTGGGCTGGGACGCGGACAGGGTCAACGTCAACGGCGGCGCCATCGCCATCGGCCACCCGATCGGCGCCAGCGGCGCGCGCGTGCTGACCACGCTCATCTACGAAATGGGCAAGCGCGACGCGAAGAAAGGTCTCGCCACTTTGTGCATCGGCGGCGGCATGGGCATCGCGCTGTGCGTGGAGCGGGATTGA
- a CDS encoding alpha/beta fold hydrolase → MLQAETAANPKRLRRALAGLARYQQAERIPPPAPMPAIATAEGARLRDYGGEGPFVLFVPSLINPPTVLDLGERSLLRWLAARGHRVLLLDWGWPDAARSTLSVAGHVERILLPLMAELGEPVDLVGYCLGGTMAAAAARPGRARSLATIAAPWHFNGFDDESRAALARLWDQSRAVADTLGVLPMEVLQSAFWNLDPARTVAKFEAFAAMTGDAAAAFVALEDWANDGPPLPKAAAREMMEDLFGADLTGTGAWRVAGEVVDPARIPAPMLHIVSTTDRIVPHASAFRAGERLDLALGHVGMVVGSRGRDALWQPLAAWLSRTAAKC, encoded by the coding sequence ATGCTGCAGGCAGAAACCGCAGCAAATCCGAAGCGTCTGCGGCGCGCGCTGGCCGGTCTGGCGCGCTATCAGCAGGCCGAACGCATCCCGCCGCCCGCGCCGATGCCGGCGATCGCGACGGCGGAGGGCGCGAGGCTGCGCGACTATGGCGGCGAAGGGCCGTTCGTGCTGTTCGTCCCCTCGCTGATCAATCCGCCCACCGTGCTCGATCTCGGCGAGCGCTCCCTGCTGCGCTGGCTCGCGGCGCGCGGGCATCGCGTGCTGCTGCTCGACTGGGGCTGGCCGGACGCGGCGCGAAGCACCCTCTCCGTCGCCGGCCATGTCGAACGCATCCTGCTGCCGCTGATGGCGGAATTGGGCGAGCCGGTCGATCTTGTCGGCTATTGCCTGGGCGGGACGATGGCCGCCGCAGCCGCCCGCCCCGGCCGCGCGCGGAGTCTCGCGACGATCGCCGCGCCCTGGCATTTCAATGGGTTCGATGACGAATCGCGCGCCGCGCTCGCCCGGCTCTGGGACCAGTCGCGCGCCGTGGCGGACACGCTCGGCGTGCTGCCGATGGAGGTGCTGCAAAGCGCCTTCTGGAATCTCGACCCGGCGCGCACCGTCGCCAAGTTCGAGGCGTTCGCGGCCATGACGGGCGACGCGGCCGCCGCTTTCGTCGCGCTCGAGGACTGGGCCAATGACGGCCCGCCCCTCCCGAAGGCGGCAGCGCGCGAGATGATGGAGGATCTGTTCGGCGCCGACCTCACCGGCACCGGCGCCTGGCGAGTGGCGGGCGAGGTGGTCGATCCCGCGCGGATCCCCGCGCCGATGCTGCACATCGTCTCCACCACCGATCGCATCGTTCCCCATGCCAGCGCCTTCCGCGCCGGCGAACGGCTGGACCTCGCGCTCGGCCATGTCGGCATGGTGGTGGGATCGCGCGGCCGCGACGCGCTGTGGCAACCGCTCGCCGCATGGCTTTCCCGCACCGCAGCAAAGTGCTAG
- the phaR gene encoding polyhydroxyalkanoate synthesis repressor PhaR, which yields MAASRSDDDIVIIKKYANRRLYDTESSAYITLERLAQMVRQKRDFKVVDAKSGEDITRSVLTQIIMDEEARGSEMLPVNFLRQLIGMYGDQMQGIVPQYLEASLDALQRNQSQLRDAMAGALAANPFAELARRNMEMFTAAASGKAAPAAPRAEAGSDTKSELAELKAQLAALQTKLDKLGD from the coding sequence ATGGCGGCTTCCCGGTCCGATGACGATATCGTCATCATCAAGAAATATGCGAACCGGCGCCTCTATGACACCGAAAGTTCGGCCTATATCACTTTGGAGCGGCTCGCGCAGATGGTCCGCCAGAAGCGCGACTTCAAGGTGGTCGATGCCAAGAGCGGCGAGGACATCACCCGCTCCGTCCTCACCCAGATCATCATGGACGAGGAAGCGCGCGGATCGGAGATGCTGCCGGTCAATTTCCTGCGGCAGCTGATCGGCATGTACGGCGATCAGATGCAGGGGATCGTGCCGCAATATCTGGAAGCGAGCCTCGATGCGCTGCAGCGCAACCAGAGCCAGCTGCGCGACGCGATGGCCGGCGCGCTGGCCGCCAATCCCTTCGCCGAGCTGGCGCGGCGCAACATGGAGATGTTCACCGCCGCCGCGTCCGGCAAGGCCGCCCCGGCGGCGCCCCGCGCCGAGGCCGGGAGCGACACGAAGAGCGAGCTGGCCGAATTGAAGGCCCAGCTCGCCGCGCTCCAGACGAAGCTCGACAAGCTGGGCGACTGA